The genomic region TCATTATGATGATATTGCTTTTTTATTATGATACATAAAATGTCCACTCTTCTTTTATTGAATTACCTGCCTGATCAACCACAGTTAATTCTACAGTATTTTCACCATCCAACAAGTCATTGGCCAGATAGAACAGTGAACTATATCCAATTTCGGTATCAGATGTTACATCTACACCATTCACCTTCAAGACTAATAGTGTCTTGTCAATGCCTGTTCTATCGTCAGTGTATGATGCGGTTATTGTGTAGGTACCTGTTGAAATTGTTTCTCCGTCTTCAGGTGAATAACTTTCGATTTCAGGTTCCTCTCTGTCAATTACAAAAGTATCTTCTTCGTAAAGCTGCTCATCATTAACAGTCTTTGCTTTTGCAATAATCCTCGCAACACCATCATGAGTATCATCGTCAATTTCTATACTATATATATATTCATCATCGTCTTTGCTTTCATAGGTTGTCTCTATTACATACCCATATCTATCAATTATAGTTACTGTTGGTTCTTTTTCTAAAGCTGTAGATGCTGATATACGCAGTTCTGCATCCTCTGAAGTCTTTTCAGGGATTACAGTAATTGTCAGTTCTTCTAATGATTCATCAGTATATAATGTGCCAAATGTATATGCTGTATTGTTGGAGTAGTCTGTTGCTATTACTTCAATATCGAATGTATCCTGAACATCTATTGTGTATTTACTGCTCCATGTTATGTAATCCTCTGTATCAAGAATTATTGTTTCTGCGGAACCGAAGTTTTGTGGGGTTACTATGCATGTTACCTCAGATAACTCCTTATTAGACTCTACTGTCAGGTATGTTGTCTCTGTTGCAGGATTTGGTGTTATGTCCAGTTCAATTTCCGGTGCAGAACTATCAATAGTTGTGCTTGAATCCGGATTAGAGTCTGCTATTTCTTTATTCAATGCATTATCAACAGCTATAGATCTGAAATAGTACGTTGTTCCTTGTTCTCCTTCAAACTCTGCTGAAGTCATTGTTGTTTTTGTAATCCAGTTCTTCCAGGTAGTACCATCAGTGGAGTACTGTATGTCATAGTAGTAAATTCCGGATCCCGAATCAGTTCCATTCCACTCTACAACGAACTTTGAATTACTAGTTTTTGGAAGTGCCAGTATTTTTGAATCGGGAAGTTCAAATTCTACTGTGTTATCTTCCTTTATGTATGGTGATAATGCTGATTCAGGTATGAACGTAACTTCATCTATTATCATTTCAACAGGATAAAGTTGCTGTAATCTTCCTTGCAGAAGTATAAAGGAAAGTGTATTGTTTCCTTCCTGTAATTGAACAGGAACCTCAATATGCTGCCATCCTTCATCACCGTTAACACCGTCAATCCAGACAAGTTCCCTGTTAAACACAATTCTCTTTGACTGTGTTTCATCTTTGTCTTCAGTGCCTTTGGTGTATGTGTCCTTCAGATAACAGGAAAGGATTACATCGGCAGATTCCTCGCTGTATATTATTTGTTCCAGTGTGTGTGTAGCATACTGATCAATTATTCCCTCATAACTTGCATTAATGACATAGGCCTGTGATGCATATATTCCAGATTCATTCAAGTAGTAACCTGTGCCTATTGTGTCATTTGTGGTAGTAAATTCCCATCCGTCTTCAGATTCCATAGATGGGTTTATTATTTCTACGAAATCTATTACTTCATGTTCTTTTGTTGTGACAGGCTCAGTGCTTAATACCTGATTTACCCAGAGATGCACTGTTCTATATGCACGACCTTCTGAATCTTCTTTATATAGTGCAAGTTCCAGTTTCTGCTTTCCCTGCTTTGATTTTGCAGGGGTTATTGTAAGTTCTTCTTCCCACTTTTCCTCGTGGTCCAAGGTTATTTCAATAGTATTGACTGTAGTATCGTCCAGAGTTATTTCAAGCGTGTAATTTTCTTTCGCATATTCAAAATTCTCGATACCTGCAATAATTTGTATAGGATCACTGGTTGAGAAATTCTCCGGGTAGTTTTCAGCCTTGCCATCCGGACCCAATATGTATAATGTTGTGAACGTTTCTTTTTCCCTGGTGGCTTTTGCGTAGGCAAACATTGAACCGGCAACGATAATTGAAAGCACCATTGCTATTATAAGTGTTTTTGTTATCTCGGGGGATAACTTTTCACTGGTTTGTAATGCAGGTTTGCTTTTATCTCTGGATGGCTTGCGCATAGATGATATCTTTTTCCTATTCCTGGCAGCAAAACGCTTGTCTTCGACAGTTTCATCGTAACAAATTTCTCCTTCTTTCATATCATCATTGCATGTTTCAGGTTCTGTAAGAGAGCGGATAAAATCTTTATAAGAAAAGCTAAACTGCTCCTCCACAGGAAGACGTTTCCTTGCCAGATAAGCTATAATTCCAAATATGAAAGTAAGTAATACAAGTGAAAAGGTAATTGAGTTTGGCCTGAATTTCCATACAGTAAGGCTGATAAGGAATCCATCAAAAACCATGATGACAATACTAAAACCAACACTTAATGTGAATCTTTCAATTCCAGAGATTTCCCGGTTTCCGGGGAACATGGCGGAAATAAAAGCATACCCTGGTACAAAAAATATCAATATCAATGCAAAAGGTATCCTTAATGGGGTTTCACTGAAAGGCGGAACCAGGATAAACACGATTGATAGTAATGATATCAGATATATGATTTTCAGATCCTGGGTGTATCTGCATTTATTTTTGCCAAACATTTATTCACTTGTTCCTGTAAGTTATTCTGGTTATGAAATATGAATGAAATATTTATGGGTTGAATGTAATTATTTGCTAAAATATATAAGTATAGGGTGCCATTGTATATCAACTTTGGAATAAAACAGCTTTAATATAAAAATGAGGGATCACCATTAGGAATAATGTATGGATATATCTTCTGCTTATTATAATTACCCTTCCTGTAGTATCAATTTCATTCTACTTAGGAGGCCTGGTGCCGGGAATTTTGAGTTTTTTTATCGTCCTCATATTGTGCAGAGTTATCTATCTCTTTTCATCACGTTTTATTTTGAAGTGGTATGGATGTCATGATTTTCCATCCGGAGAATTTGGGAATATCTCTGAAATGTTAGATGCTCTTTGTAGTATATTCTCTGTAAAAAAGCCAAAAATTCATTTATTTGAATCATCCGTTCCTGTAATTTTCACAGTTGGTTCAAAGAGAAAATCTCATATTATTGTTTCCCGTAAGTTGCTGGTTCTTCTGGAAACGGATGAATTGGAAATGGTCTTTGCAAGGGAACTATCCCGCATAAAAGAAGGAAAGGTGGATCAAAACACTTTTGTAGCACTTGTAGCAGGTATCATTGCTTCATTTTCAACCACTGCCTTATGGATGGCTATGCTGGCTGGCTTTGGCCAGGAGAACGATCCAGCTCCGAAATTCATACGATTTGTCGTTATGGGGGTCATTATGCTGCCATGTTCATTGATTGTTTACGCTGGAGCTTCTGATTCCACTTCAAAAGCTGATACTGATGCAGTTAGAATGATGGGTAAAAAAGTCGAATTATCATCTGCATTAAAAAGACTATATAATGACATACTGCTTAATTCCATGGAGTATTTTAACCCCGGGCATGTACATCTGTATGCTATGAACCCTGTCAAGGTCAATTCATTTTTTGATATTCATCTCTCTCTCTTTGATATGAAGCCTGATCTTTCTTCACGTTTGAAAGCCATTGATGCCATAGGGACTGGTGTAAGTCAGGAAAAGATTATTAGAAAAAGAACGGATGGAGTTGAGGTTTGAACATGTTTACAGAGATCAATTATTTTTATACAAGCCTTAAAGACTGGCAAAAAGCAATGATGTTCAGTTTTATTTCTTATTCAATCATTCTTTTTGGTCTTATTGTGGCTATTACTTTTATATTAAAAGATTTTAAGTTCCTGCTTGTATTGGGACTTAGTTTTGTTTATATGGGCACTGTTATAGTTATGATGTTCATCTTAATCAGGATATTCAAAAAGAGATTAATAGAACGCTGAATGCATTCTATTTTTTATTTTCTGTTTATAATGTACATGATACCACCTGCAGTGACTGCAAATATCATCCAGCCTATATGTGTGTGGACTACCATCATAACGTCCATTCCATAGAGGTATGCAGTGATATACAAAATAAGTACTCTGATAAGATTTGCAATATATGCGATAAGAACTGCAAAACCCAATAAGCCAAATGTCTTTTTCATGTCCATTTTTTCTATTCTTGAATAACCGGCAACAATGCCTATCAACAGGAACATTGAATAAAGTCCGGAACAAGGGCCACCTATCACTATAGTCATGGGTTCAGCACCATACAGGATGACAGTTTCTGTGGCTATTATTTCTATGGGGATTCCAAACATTTTTATGAATGCCACAGTTGGCATAAGGACAAAATAATGGTCAAACAGGTGCAGGAAATCAATGTTGAAATGTCCGAAGAATGAATAGAATATTAAGTATAATCCGGTAAACACAGAGGATATATAAAATCCAAATTCTCCAAGTTGCTTAAGGTCCTTTTTCCCTGTACCCATTGCTATCAATGAAATTCCAAGGAAAAAAACCATTGAATCAAGTGTTCCCAGTTCGCTGCTGTTTACATAGTTAAATATAAGGTCTGCAGCTACAATGAACCCACCTATGAGCATGAAGTTCCTTGAACTCTGTAATCCTTCTGTTCCTTTTAATTTCATTCTGGAAATCAGGATTGCAGCTATAATAAAAAGTATTACACCCATTATGGTAGAACCTTCACTGAGTTCTATTGTTGCCCCCGTGAAAAGTGCAAGTACTAATAGGATAATTACTAAGTTTTTGTTTTCATCTTGCATTTTTTGTACCCATTTACAGAATCATTAAAATGATATATATAT from Methanolobus tindarius DSM 2278 harbors:
- a CDS encoding DUF1616 domain-containing protein, with translation MFGKNKCRYTQDLKIIYLISLLSIVFILVPPFSETPLRIPFALILIFFVPGYAFISAMFPGNREISGIERFTLSVGFSIVIMVFDGFLISLTVWKFRPNSITFSLVLLTFIFGIIAYLARKRLPVEEQFSFSYKDFIRSLTEPETCNDDMKEGEICYDETVEDKRFAARNRKKISSMRKPSRDKSKPALQTSEKLSPEITKTLIIAMVLSIIVAGSMFAYAKATREKETFTTLYILGPDGKAENYPENFSTSDPIQIIAGIENFEYAKENYTLEITLDDTTVNTIEITLDHEEKWEEELTITPAKSKQGKQKLELALYKEDSEGRAYRTVHLWVNQVLSTEPVTTKEHEVIDFVEIINPSMESEDGWEFTTTNDTIGTGYYLNESGIYASQAYVINASYEGIIDQYATHTLEQIIYSEESADVILSCYLKDTYTKGTEDKDETQSKRIVFNRELVWIDGVNGDEGWQHIEVPVQLQEGNNTLSFILLQGRLQQLYPVEMIIDEVTFIPESALSPYIKEDNTVEFELPDSKILALPKTSNSKFVVEWNGTDSGSGIYYYDIQYSTDGTTWKNWITKTTMTSAEFEGEQGTTYYFRSIAVDNALNKEIADSNPDSSTTIDSSAPEIELDITPNPATETTYLTVESNKELSEVTCIVTPQNFGSAETIILDTEDYITWSSKYTIDVQDTFDIEVIATDYSNNTAYTFGTLYTDESLEELTITVIPEKTSEDAELRISASTALEKEPTVTIIDRYGYVIETTYESKDDDEYIYSIEIDDDTHDGVARIIAKAKTVNDEQLYEEDTFVIDREEPEIESYSPEDGETISTGTYTITASYTDDRTGIDKTLLVLKVNGVDVTSDTEIGYSSLFYLANDLLDGENTVELTVVDQAGNSIKEEWTFYVS
- a CDS encoding M48 family metallopeptidase; translation: MPGILSFFIVLILCRVIYLFSSRFILKWYGCHDFPSGEFGNISEMLDALCSIFSVKKPKIHLFESSVPVIFTVGSKRKSHIIVSRKLLVLLETDELEMVFARELSRIKEGKVDQNTFVALVAGIIASFSTTALWMAMLAGFGQENDPAPKFIRFVVMGVIMLPCSLIVYAGASDSTSKADTDAVRMMGKKVELSSALKRLYNDILLNSMEYFNPGHVHLYAMNPVKVNSFFDIHLSLFDMKPDLSSRLKAIDAIGTGVSQEKIIRKRTDGVEV
- the artC gene encoding archaeosortase C gives rise to the protein MQDENKNLVIILLVLALFTGATIELSEGSTIMGVILFIIAAILISRMKLKGTEGLQSSRNFMLIGGFIVAADLIFNYVNSSELGTLDSMVFFLGISLIAMGTGKKDLKQLGEFGFYISSVFTGLYLIFYSFFGHFNIDFLHLFDHYFVLMPTVAFIKMFGIPIEIIATETVILYGAEPMTIVIGGPCSGLYSMFLLIGIVAGYSRIEKMDMKKTFGLLGFAVLIAYIANLIRVLILYITAYLYGMDVMMVVHTHIGWMIFAVTAGGIMYIINRK